From the genome of Chloroflexota bacterium:
GCAGCCCTTCGTGGCGCAGCACGGCCGTTGGATCGCCAAGGCGTTTGACGACCGCATCGGCTGCGCCGTCCTCGTTGAGGCCCTGCGCACCATGCCCAAGCCCGCGTATGACACGTACTTCGTGTTCACGGCGCAGGAGGAGGTAGGCGTGCGCGGCGCAACCGTGGCGGCCTTCGGCGTGGAGCCGGACTACGCCATCGCCGTGGACGTTACGACCACCGGCGACACCCCCGAAAGCCACCCCATGGCCGTGGGGCTGGGAAAAGGCCCCGCCATCAAGGTCATGGACCGCGGCATGATCGTGCACCAGGGGCTGAAGAACTGGATGATTCGGACCGCCGAGGAAGTTGGCGCGCCCTATCAACTGGAAGTGCTGGAGTTCGGCTCCACCGACGCGATGGCCATGCAGACGACCAAGGAAGGCATCCCCGCCGGCGTCCTGTCCATCCCGACGCGCTACGTGCATTCGCCCTCCGAGATGGTGGACGAGGGCGACGTCCAGAACTCGGTCACATTGCTGGCGGCGCTTCTATCCAGGCCGGTGTCGCTGGAATAGCGCCGAGTCTGTGGCAATGCCAACCACGGGGAGTCCGACGGACTCCCCGTTTTTCATGCGAGGGTTCGCCTAGACGGCCGCCGACTCGCCGCAGAGCGCATAGAGGCTGCCGAGGAAGTCGGCGAATGCCTTTCTCCTCTGCGGCCCCCGCGGTGAAGCCCGCTTCCCTACGGGATCACGAGGCACTGCCCGGCGCGAATGTAGTTGATGTCCCAGATGCCGTTGGCCCTGGCGATGGCCCAGACCGATGTCCCGTACATGCGCGCAATGCCGAACAGCGTCTCGCCCCAGCGCACGACGTGGCAGGCGGGTCTCGGCGTCCAGCAGGTGCACGGGCACGGGATGCGCAGCACCTGGCCCGCGTAGATGCGGTTGGGGTTCCAGATGCCGTTGGCAGCGGCGATGGCCCCCACGGTGGTGCCGTAGCGCCACGCGATGCGGGTGAGCGTCTCGCCCGGGCAGACGACGTGATACCTGACCGCGCACGGGTAAACGGGGCCGCACGGGCCGGCGGCGCTGGCCGTCATGGGCCCCACGGCCAACAGGAGCAGGACGGCAACAAGCAGGGCTACGAGGAGAATCCGGGTGCGTTTCATGATCGCCTCCTTGTCCACTAAGGCCGAAACACGAAGGGTTCCAATCCACGTTTTCCGAGGCACCAACCGTAC
Proteins encoded in this window:
- a CDS encoding M42 family metallopeptidase, with protein sequence MKELVKKLTEAYGPSGFEGQVRALITAEVQGVADEVRTDGMGNLFVLKKGRDSRHRALVAAHMDEIGVMVTHIDKDGFARFTRIGGVRPLGLPGARVVFASGITGGIGLEKLEDRTKIPDMDKMFIDVGAKDKESCPVKVGDAATFWQPFVAQHGRWIAKAFDDRIGCAVLVEALRTMPKPAYDTYFVFTAQEEVGVRGATVAAFGVEPDYAIAVDVTTTGDTPESHPMAVGLGKGPAIKVMDRGMIVHQGLKNWMIRTAEEVGAPYQLEVLEFGSTDAMAMQTTKEGIPAGVLSIPTRYVHSPSEMVDEGDVQNSVTLLAALLSRPVSLE
- a CDS encoding LysM peptidoglycan-binding domain-containing protein yields the protein MKRTRILLVALLVAVLLLLAVGPMTASAAGPCGPVYPCAVRYHVVCPGETLTRIAWRYGTTVGAIAAANGIWNPNRIYAGQVLRIPCPCTCWTPRPACHVVRWGETLFGIARMYGTSVWAIARANGIWDINYIRAGQCLVIP